In a single window of the Gossypium hirsutum isolate 1008001.06 chromosome A13, Gossypium_hirsutum_v2.1, whole genome shotgun sequence genome:
- the LOC107894772 gene encoding 16.6 kDa heat shock protein, translating into MEFTYEDFEPFCKWKREPNSDTLEIHLPGFKRQQLRVQLSSSGNLVISGERESDSDGKKRNRFRREFNVSNEIEANQIQAKFFNGILYVIMPMRSTAAAAGVDVKASTMNWNKRLAMEIIVAVSSAVAVGVYVTKYCQCSHLGS; encoded by the exons ATGGAATTCACTTATGAAGATTTTGAGCCTTTCTGCAAATGGAAAAGAGAGCCAAATAGTGACACCCTTGAGATACATCTTCCAG GATTCAAAAGGCAGCAATTGCGAGTTCAACTGAGCAGTTCTGGGAACCTAGTGATCAGTGGAGAACGTGAATCGGACTCTGACGGAAAAAAAAGAAACCGATTCCGGAGAGAATTTAATGTTTCAAACGAAATAGAAGCAAACCAAATACAAGCAAAGTTCTTCAATGGCATTCTTTACGTGATAATGCCAATGCGAAGCACAGCGGCAGCTGCAGGTGTGGATGTTAAAGCTTCAACAATGAATTGGAATAAAAGGTTGGCCATGGAAATCATTGTAGCAGTTTCGTCGGCAGTTGCTGTCGGAGTTTATGTAACCAAATATTGCCAATGTTCTCATCTTGGGAGCTAA
- the LOC107894420 gene encoding pentatricopeptide repeat-containing protein At1g09900 has product MQSYAISGDFSNAFSTLNLMKNIDGKPTVCDCNALMYFYLKSKNACWQELVEMYTGMKRFGFPLVASTFNTLLNGMLLFGDLKHAIFIVEEMYRIHFVPSFTSLSKTFKLAVKVGNLLDGLLVFELMLREGLQDNVFQWLDFVQSNGCKPNVITYTIIVKFLFDNGKFEEAMDFVSKMEREGCNPDLLTYNVILRELYHRDILDNISELIQVMDQKGLSPNSYSYAALYGGLLKIGKVGDACELLLDIFSNGTADVAVYNIYFQCLCQENKSREALSQLKRKIKARKLCNNPKDLVSYEGFQPNEVTLGILSQVVSNGSMKRFPKVAKVLDWVISNDFQKETDQKTIAG; this is encoded by the exons ATGCAGAGTTATGCTATCTCAGGTGACTTTAGCAATGCTTTCTCTACTCTAAATTTGATGAAAAACATTGATGGGAAACCAACTGTGTGTGATTGTAATGCTTTGATGTACTTTTACTTGAAGTCTAAGAACGCGTGTTGGCAAGAGTTGGTTGAAATGTATACCGGGATGAAGAGATTTGGTTTTCCACTAGTTGCATCCACTTTTAATACCCTTCTTAATGGAATGTTACTTTTTGGTGATCTGAAACATGCAATTTTTATTGTTGAAGAGATGTATAGAATTCATTTTGTGCCATCCTTTACTTCTTTATCAAAAACTTTTAAATTGGCTGTCAAAGTAGGGAATTTACTTGATGGTCTTCTTGTTTTTGAGCTCATGTTGAG AGAAGGCCTGCAAGATAATGTTTTTCAATGGCTGGATTTCGTGCAAAGTAATGGTTGTAAGCCTAATGTGATTACGTACACGATAATTGTTAAGTTTCTTTTTGATAATGGGAAGTTTGAGGAGGCTATGGACTTTGTCAGTAAGATGGAAAGGGAGGGTTGTAACCCTGATCTGCTTACTTATAATGTCATTCTTCGTGAGCTTTACCATAGAGATATATTAGATAACATTTCTGAGTTAATTCAGGTGATGGATCAAAAAGGTCTTTCTCCGAATTCATATTCATATGCTGCTTTGTATGGAGGCCTGCTCAAAATAGGAAAAGTAGGGGATGCATGTGAACTATTGCTTGATATATTTTCCAATGGAACTGCGGATGTTGCTGTCTATAATATTTACTTCCAATGTTTATGTCAAGAGAATAAATCAAGAGAAGCATTGTCTCAGTTGAAGCGCAAGATAAAA GCTAGGAAACTCTGCAATAATCCAAAGGATCTTGTATCCTATGAG GGCTTTCAACCTAATGAGGTAACTCTAGGGATCCTTAGCCAAGTAGTTTCAAATGGTTCGATGAAGAGATTTCCTAAAGTCGCTAAAGTTCTAGATTGGGTGATAAGTAATGACTTTCAGAAAGAAACAGATCAAAAGACAATAGCTGGCTGA